DNA from Ferrimicrobium sp.:
GTGGCGGTGGAGCCGATGCGCTTGCCGTGGTGCTTGACCAGATCGACTCTCCATCTGGTCGGGCTGCGATTACGCGTATCGCGAAACTGTCGTTGTTGACGGGTTCATACACGCCGCTCTTGGTAGAGCGCCTGGCCGAAGGCATCAAAGCGACCTCGAGTAAGGTTGCTTCGGCTGATGTTCCGAGCTGGCGTGAGTTGGCACGACAACTGCGTTGGCCGTCAACCCGACGGGGAATCGGCATCGCGTTAGCCCTCTTGCGCGCCCTTGGTGGCGAGGAGTTTTGACGGCTGTAACCAGCCGGTAACGTTTCGACTCTAATCTGGGACAGAGTAATGACCGAGGTCGGTCTTGGCCCTTGGACGCTGATGCACTATTATTAGTAAGTGGCGTTGGTGGCTTGGCGATCCCAAGACCGTTGACGGAGGACGAACTGGCCGTCTCAGCACATAGATGGCGATGTTCGAAGACAACCCAGAAAGGGGGTGGTCTCTCGTGACCGATGGTATCGAGATGTTTCCGCTGATTCAGCGGCTTGACGAAGAGGGTAATCTCACCGGCGAGCTCGGAGTCTTGAGCGCGGAGAGTCTAAAGGAAACCTACACGACGATGCGTTTTCTGCGGACCTTTGACGAGCGGGCGTGGAATCTGCAGCGCCAGGGCGTCATTGGGACGTATGCGCCGTTCAAAGGCCAGGAGGCGGCCCAGATGGGTGCCGTCGCGGCGTTAAACGATAGCGATTGGCTAGTGCCGACCTATCGTGACTGGGCGGCCAGCTATTTGCGCGGCGTTCCCATGGAGCATGGTCTCTTCTTTTCCAAGGGTCACCCCAGTCTTGGGGATATTCCCGTGGGCAAGCAGGTGCTTCCTGCGCAGGTCGTGATTGCTGCACAGACGCTGCACGGTGTCGGGGTCGCGTGGGCGACCAAACTACGGCACGAAAACGTCGCCACCGTTGTCACCTTTGGCGATGGTGCGACATCACAAGGTGACTTCCACGAGGCGATGAACTTCGCTTCAGTGCTTGAGGTGCCACTCATCTTTTTCTGTGAAAACAATCAATGGGCTATCTCAGTGCCATTGGCCCATCAGATGCATGCCGAGACCATCGCACAGCGGTCGGTAGCCTATGGTATCGAAGGCTTTCGAGTCGACGGCAATGACTACGTGGCGGTCGCCAACTTGATGCATGACCTGACCGAGCGGGTGCGCAACGGCGAGGGTCCGTTCCTCGTGGAGGCCGTCACCTATCGACTAGGTGCACACACCACCGCTGATGATCCTGGTAAGTACCGTGGCACTGAAGAGGAGGATACGTGGGGTCGTCGTGACCCGTTGCTGCGCCTCGAAAAGTGGCTGCGCGCCCAGGGTCTTTTGACCGATGAGGAGTTGGTCACCCTTGACGCGGAGTCGGAGCAAAAGGTAGAGGAGATCTTGGCCATCTTTCGTGAGGCCCTTAGTATGTCGCCGCTCGTGCTCTTTGACAACGTGTATGCAACGATGCCGACGAATCTTGCCTCTCAACGAGCGCAGTTCGAAGCCAGAGTGAAAGAGGTGGGTGCCTGAGATGGCGAAATTGACGATAGCACAGGCGCTGAATCAGGCGTTGGAGTTGGCGCTGGCCGAAGATCCATCGGTCGTTGTCCTCGGCGAGGACGTTGGTAAAGACGGCGGTGTCTTCCGCATCACTGATGGTTTGTTTGACAAGTTCGGTCCTGATCGAGTCATCGATACACCGCTCGCAGAGTCAGGGATCGTGGGCACCTCGGTTGGCTTGGCTATGGCTGGCATGAAGCCGGTCGCCGAGATTCAGTTTTTTGGTTTCATTTACGAGACGATGGACCAAATCGCCTCCCAGGCGGCGAGGGTGCGCTTTCGATCGCTCGGGCGTTACAGTGCTCCGATGGTGATTCGGGCCCCCTTTGGTGGCGGTGTGAAGGCACCCGAGATCCATTCAGACTCGCTGGAGGCGTTGTTTACTCATACGCCGGGGATCAAGGTCGTCACTCCTTCGAATCCCTACGACGCCAAGGGTCTCCTGCTGAGCGCCATTGACGATCCGGATCCGGTGTTGTTCCTCGAGCCGATGCGGCTCTATCGTGCCTTCCGTGATGAGGTCCCCGAGGAGCCCTATCGGGTTCCGCTCGGTAAAGCCAGCGTGGTCCGCGAGGGAACCGATGTGACGCTAATTGGCTGGGGCCCGTCGATGGCTCTGGTGCTAGCCGCCGCTGATGAGCTGGTTGCCCAGTACGACATCTCGCCTGAGGTTATTGATCTTCGCACGCTTACGCCGTTGGACGAAGAGACGATTGTGACCTCGGTACAAAAGACCCAACGTGCGGTCGTTGTGCATGAGGCTGTGCGCACTTCTGGTTTCGGTGGCGAGATCGCCTCCATCATCCAAGAGAAGGCGTTCCTCTACCTTGAGGCTCCAGTGCTTCGGGTGACGGGATACGACACACCGTATCCGATGACAATGTTTGAAGATCTTTGGTTGCCAGACACTTCTCAGGTCGTCACTGCTGCCCTCTCGTCGGTACGGTTTTAAGGAGTTATTGACTGTGGAGTGGAAATTTCCCGATGTAGGGGAGGGGTTACACGAGGCCCAGATCGTGAAGTGGTATCACCACGAGGGTGATGACGTCAAGCGCGACGAGCCGCTGCTCGATGTTGAGACAGACAAGTCGGTCGTCACGATTGGTGCGCCGGTCACTGGGTCGATCGACAAGGTGCTGTTCCGTGAGGGCGATACCGTCAACGTTGGTGAGGTTGTCGTCGCCTTCTCGACCGATCAGGTCTCGAGTGAGAAGGGCTCGGAATCGGTAGTGCCGCCAATGGCGCCGCAAGCACGATCTGAGGTCACCTCGACGGTTGGCCCGTCGACGGCTGGGGCCGTGCCTTCTGGAGCGCGCGAACCGTCCTTGGGCCGGGCGGGTGAAACAAAGGGCCGCGCACTCGCGACACCAGCGGTTCGTCGGTTGGCCCGCGAGCTCGGCCTCGATATCAACCTCGTGCGAGGAACGGGTCCTGATGGACGCGTCTTGGCTGAGGATCTCCAGGCAATGGCGGCTGGTGCTGGGGCACCCCATGAGCGACCACGTGCAGCGATGGCGCCGCCTGAGACCATGAGTCCTTTGACTACGCGCCAGAGCCCTGAGACTTCAGCGGTTAGTCCCACGGCCCGCGAGGAGCGAAGGCCTCTATTGGGGATTCGCAAGCGCATTGCTGAAAACATGGCACGTTCTTGGTCGCACGCGGTACAGGTCTCTGTTTTTGAAGAGGCAAACGTCAACGCGCTGGTCGATCTTCGTCACGACATGAACGAACGGTTGGCGCCGGAGCGCATAAGTTATCTGCCGTTGATTGCCAAGGCGGTTGCTGGCGTGTTGGCGGAGTTTCCCGACCTCAATGGTCGCCTCGATGAGGAGGCTGGTGAGATCGTCACCTATCGTGACGTGCATCTTGGCTTTGCGGTCGATGATCCTCAAGGGTTGATGGTCCCAGTCCTTCGTTCGGTTGGCGAGCGATCGGTGCTTGGGCTATCTCGGGAGCTGACTCGGCTTATTGAGGGAGCTCGTGCCCACACATTGACCTCCTCGGAGCTGACGGGGTCGACCTTCACGATCACCAACTACGGGACCATCGGTGGTGTCTACGCGACACCGATTATCAACTATCCAGAGGTGGGTATCCTCGGTGTCGGGCCGATTCGAAAGCGACCGGTCGTGCTTGGCGATGGTACCGTTGGCGTCGGTGATGTCATGACGCTCTCGCTCACCTTCGATCACAGGATTATTGATGGTGGCTATGCGTCGCGATTCCTGATGCGGGTGATCTCGCTGTTGAGTGATCCGGTGCAACTGATACTGGAGATGCGCTAGGTGGTTGTCGGCGAATTTACAGAGCAAGCAGACCTGGTCGTCATCGGCGGAGGACCGGGTGGATACAGTGCAGCGATCCGCGCTTCACAGCTTGGCCGTAGTGTCACGCTGGTGGAGCGCGGGGACATCGGAGGCGTTTGCCTTAATGTCGGTTGCATCCCGTCAAAGGCCTTGATTGAGCTTTCGAACCGCTTTCATGAGCTTGACGGGCTGGCCAAGAGGGGCGTCGTCACCGAGGATGCCCATATCGACCCGATCGCGCTGAGTCAAACGGTTACTGGGAGCGTTGAGCGGTTGACCTCAGGCGTTCGACAACTGCTCAAGGCTGCAGATGTCGAGATCGTTGAGGGAGAAGCGAGCTTTGTCGGCCCCAATGAAGTCCGCATCCGTGCTGCACACGAGACGAGTCGCATCAAGTTCAAGGATTGCATCTTGGCGACCGGATCATCACCCAGAGAGTTAGATGGGTTTGCCGTCGACCATCAGCGGGTGCTGGACTCAACCGATCTGCTGTTCAGTCCGGTTGTGCGTCGCGACCTGATCGTGATCGGGGGAGGCTATATCGGGATCGAGCTCGGCAGTGCCCATGCTCGTCTCGGCACCAGGGTCACGATTTTGGAAATGGCGCCCGAGATCCTTATGGGTGTTGAGCCAGAGATCCAGCGCACGCTGCGTGGCGTGCTCAAGCAGATGGGCGTCGAGGTCCATACCGGAATCGCTGTGAAGGGTTTCAAGATCGCTGGCGATGCCGTGGTGGTCGAGATCCAGAATGGGAGCGACTCCAAGGAGATCCGTGCAGGTTCCGTCGCTGTCATGGTCGGCAGGGTACCTAACTTAGGTCCTGATCTTGGGCTGGGTGAGGCTGGTGTGACCATCGGGGCTGATCAGCGCGTGATCGTCGACGAGCAGATGCGAACGGCGAATCCACACGTGTTCGCGATTGGCGACATCGTACCTGGACCCATGCTGGCGCATAAAGCCTATTACGAGGCCAAAGTAGCCGCCGAGGTGGCAGCTGGTCATGCTGCGGGCAATGATGCGACGGTGATCCCGGCGGTGATCTTCACTGAGCCTGAGGTGGCCTCGGCCGGGCTCGGCGAGCAGGAGGCGCGCACCCGCCATGGCGATGACGTCGTAGTTGCTCGTTTTCCGTATCGCGCGAATGGTCGAGCGATCGTGCTCGGAGCGGCGGTAGGCGAGGTAAAGTTGATCGCGCTCAAGGATAGCAAGCGACTCCTCGGTGTTCATATCGTTGGTGTGGACGCGTCAAACCTGATCAGTGAGGCGGCGCTGGCGATCGAACTCGGAGCCACGATCGACGATCTTGCCCTGACGATCCATCCGCACCCGACACTTTCCGAAATGTACCCGGAGGCCGCCGAGGTGGCTCAGGGTCTGCCAACGCACATCATCATGCAGCGAGGCTAAGTCCTTGTTAGGGAGGTCACGTTGTGTGGCCTCCTTCGGACATTGAGAACGCCTGCCTGACCTGGGTTTTGGTCAGCTTTGCTCACGGGGCACCTCGTCGATCGCAATGCTGGCGTAAGTCTGCACGTGCGTCTGTCTGCAGGAGTGCTTACCGAACGTTTGTTCCGCCACTTGCCCCGAACGACACGGGCTCGGTCGATCCATAGCTCCAGATCGAGGGCTTGACGACCGCAACTGGTGGCAGTCCTCTGATGGTGCTCTGGACCGCCGGCTACGGTTCGTGGGTTTGGTCGAAGGGGCTGTCCAACGAAGGCGCTGTCCAACGAAGGCGCTGTCCAACGAAGGCTCAAGCACCGCCAACGTGCCTTGGGTGACCGGTGCACTATGGCCCGTCTACTCTGGAGACTCTTCGTCGTCTGGGGGTGGCTCGATCTTATCGAGCTCCATGGTGATCGCCTCGCCTCGGCTCAATTTCAATGATACGTAGGTGCCAACGCCGATTGGGATGGGAATCCAGAAGTTAAAAAGTCGATAGGAGAGCACGCCGAGTATGGCGATGCCCTTCGCGGTACCAAATCCAGTGATGAGCGGTATCATAATTCCCTCGACGACACCGAGGCCGCCCGGCGTGATGGGGATGGCAGCTGCTACGTTGGCGATGCCGTAACTCACCAATAGCGCATCCGGATTGACAAGGGAGCCAAATGCTAGCAACATGATCCAGAGACTCAGGGCGTCGAAGAGCCAGTTGCACGCCGCCCAGAAGATCGCTCGCTTGAGCAGTTCAGGATCACTCATAAGGGAGCGAACGCGCTCTCCGGCCCTGATGACGCCGGAGTGTAACGGGGCCTGGATTCGTTTCAGGAGCGGAACCTTGCCGACCAATTTGTCAACGAGGACGACGACCCGATCGTTGCCTCGCGTCAGTGTCAAGACGAGCACGATCACGGCCGCCATGAGGACGATGCCGAGAGCGGCGACAATCAGATACAACGTGTTGAAACCAAAGAGTGGTAACGAGATAATGAGTGCAAGCCAGAGCATGGCGTTGAGCACGACTGCGGAGCCGATTCCCTGGGTCGCGAGGGCGACCCCGGCATCGGTGCCTCGCACCCCGAGTCCATTCAAGAGGCGGACGGTGAGACCGGCACCGCTCGCTGTCCCGCCTGGGAGCACATGAGAGACGGCGAGCCCTGACATGTCGACTTTTGCGAGTGATTTCAGTGAGGGCTGAGGGTGCGGCAGGACGGCCGAGGTGAGCTTGGCATAAGCAAAGAGTGAGAACGCTTCGGCGACGACGGCCAGCGGAACGAGCCAATAGTTGGCTTGGCTCAAGAGATGCAGGGTTTTTCTTGCACCGGCGATCTGGGGAATTACGAGGTACTCAATCACCAAAAGGATGGCAAAACCCCAGATGCCGCGGATGGCGAAGTGGCGAATCAGCTTACCGAGACTGCGACGTGTCCCGGTGATAACCTCACGCGATTGATCAGTCGGGAGTCGGTGAGAGCTATTGCGGCGTCCGTCACCGCTCCTCGACCTCCACGTGCTCACCCCATTTACCTTAGTGGAGGCTTTCCAGAAAAGGTTCCCCCAAGTGGTTGTCAATGCTCGGGTGTCAGTTGATCGGGGAGTAGCTTCGATTGCGTGACGACTCCTTGTGAAACAGTAGCTTGATCGATCGGGGGTAGCCTATGAGCGATCGGGGCGGTGTCGGCGTTGGTCAACGTTGTGTGAGACACTAAGGTACGCTCATCGTTGGGTGAGAGGCGAGGTCAATTGGTGCAACCTTGGGATGCTGTT
Protein-coding regions in this window:
- a CDS encoding 2-oxo acid dehydrogenase subunit E2; this encodes MEWKFPDVGEGLHEAQIVKWYHHEGDDVKRDEPLLDVETDKSVVTIGAPVTGSIDKVLFREGDTVNVGEVVVAFSTDQVSSEKGSESVVPPMAPQARSEVTSTVGPSTAGAVPSGAREPSLGRAGETKGRALATPAVRRLARELGLDINLVRGTGPDGRVLAEDLQAMAAGAGAPHERPRAAMAPPETMSPLTTRQSPETSAVSPTAREERRPLLGIRKRIAENMARSWSHAVQVSVFEEANVNALVDLRHDMNERLAPERISYLPLIAKAVAGVLAEFPDLNGRLDEEAGEIVTYRDVHLGFAVDDPQGLMVPVLRSVGERSVLGLSRELTRLIEGARAHTLTSSELTGSTFTITNYGTIGGVYATPIINYPEVGILGVGPIRKRPVVLGDGTVGVGDVMTLSLTFDHRIIDGGYASRFLMRVISLLSDPVQLILEMR
- a CDS encoding DUF1641 domain-containing protein, producing the protein MAEPIDYTPTAVPVVRQSVPRHELGESTKVAEIIQAVRGGGADALAVVLDQIDSPSGRAAITRIAKLSLLTGSYTPLLVERLAEGIKATSSKVASADVPSWRELARQLRWPSTRRGIGIALALLRALGGEEF
- a CDS encoding alpha-ketoacid dehydrogenase subunit beta, producing MAKLTIAQALNQALELALAEDPSVVVLGEDVGKDGGVFRITDGLFDKFGPDRVIDTPLAESGIVGTSVGLAMAGMKPVAEIQFFGFIYETMDQIASQAARVRFRSLGRYSAPMVIRAPFGGGVKAPEIHSDSLEALFTHTPGIKVVTPSNPYDAKGLLLSAIDDPDPVLFLEPMRLYRAFRDEVPEEPYRVPLGKASVVREGTDVTLIGWGPSMALVLAAADELVAQYDISPEVIDLRTLTPLDEETIVTSVQKTQRAVVVHEAVRTSGFGGEIASIIQEKAFLYLEAPVLRVTGYDTPYPMTMFEDLWLPDTSQVVTAALSSVRF
- the lpdA gene encoding dihydrolipoyl dehydrogenase, whose protein sequence is MVVGEFTEQADLVVIGGGPGGYSAAIRASQLGRSVTLVERGDIGGVCLNVGCIPSKALIELSNRFHELDGLAKRGVVTEDAHIDPIALSQTVTGSVERLTSGVRQLLKAADVEIVEGEASFVGPNEVRIRAAHETSRIKFKDCILATGSSPRELDGFAVDHQRVLDSTDLLFSPVVRRDLIVIGGGYIGIELGSAHARLGTRVTILEMAPEILMGVEPEIQRTLRGVLKQMGVEVHTGIAVKGFKIAGDAVVVEIQNGSDSKEIRAGSVAVMVGRVPNLGPDLGLGEAGVTIGADQRVIVDEQMRTANPHVFAIGDIVPGPMLAHKAYYEAKVAAEVAAGHAAGNDATVIPAVIFTEPEVASAGLGEQEARTRHGDDVVVARFPYRANGRAIVLGAAVGEVKLIALKDSKRLLGVHIVGVDASNLISEAALAIELGATIDDLALTIHPHPTLSEMYPEAAEVAQGLPTHIIMQRG
- the pdhA gene encoding pyruvate dehydrogenase (acetyl-transferring) E1 component subunit alpha; this translates as MTDGIEMFPLIQRLDEEGNLTGELGVLSAESLKETYTTMRFLRTFDERAWNLQRQGVIGTYAPFKGQEAAQMGAVAALNDSDWLVPTYRDWAASYLRGVPMEHGLFFSKGHPSLGDIPVGKQVLPAQVVIAAQTLHGVGVAWATKLRHENVATVVTFGDGATSQGDFHEAMNFASVLEVPLIFFCENNQWAISVPLAHQMHAETIAQRSVAYGIEGFRVDGNDYVAVANLMHDLTERVRNGEGPFLVEAVTYRLGAHTTADDPGKYRGTEEEDTWGRRDPLLRLEKWLRAQGLLTDEELVTLDAESEQKVEEILAIFREALSMSPLVLFDNVYATMPTNLASQRAQFEARVKEVGA
- a CDS encoding flippase-like domain-containing protein yields the protein MSTWRSRSGDGRRNSSHRLPTDQSREVITGTRRSLGKLIRHFAIRGIWGFAILLVIEYLVIPQIAGARKTLHLLSQANYWLVPLAVVAEAFSLFAYAKLTSAVLPHPQPSLKSLAKVDMSGLAVSHVLPGGTASGAGLTVRLLNGLGVRGTDAGVALATQGIGSAVVLNAMLWLALIISLPLFGFNTLYLIVAALGIVLMAAVIVLVLTLTRGNDRVVVLVDKLVGKVPLLKRIQAPLHSGVIRAGERVRSLMSDPELLKRAIFWAACNWLFDALSLWIMLLAFGSLVNPDALLVSYGIANVAAAIPITPGGLGVVEGIMIPLITGFGTAKGIAILGVLSYRLFNFWIPIPIGVGTYVSLKLSRGEAITMELDKIEPPPDDEESPE